A region of Fimbriimonadaceae bacterium DNA encodes the following proteins:
- the gyrA gene encoding DNA gyrase subunit A, with amino-acid sequence MPDDPSILNVDIADELSRSYVNYAMSVIIARALPDIRDGLKPVQRRILYAMRLLNLTPDGSYAKCAKVTGQTSGDFHPHGDQVIYPTLVRMAQDFSMRYPLIDGQGNFGSIDGDSPAAQRYTECRLTPLAMEMLEDLDRETVDWMDNYSQTTKEPTVLPGKFPNLLCNGAQGIAVGMATSMPPHNLTEVCNAVLYRIGNQHCTLDEIMEILPGPDFPTYGIIMGKQGIRNTYETGRGSIVMQAKTMIEPGDMGKSLIVVTEIPYQVNKENLIKAIATLIKDRKFDGLLGVFDYTDKRGMRIEIELRRDVNPNKALNYLLKHTALRTTFGAIMLSLVDGAPRTCPLLTILDEFIRHRRTIIDRRTRFELYRALMEVHTNEGFQIARRFLDEIIAVIRASEDAGEARARLVREFGMSPLQANAVLNMPLRQLTRLSQQELENDYKAGLLKVQNLMDILSDPARLTAVMVEELTVLRDRFGDERRTKIIGREAGEFSEEDLIPEEQAIISISRDGYIKRISIDSYRQQRRGGKGVNNTFKTDDEPAHLFEVNTHNFILFFTNRGRVYKLRAYDIPETGRYAKGMPVINYIAIESDDQVTATVSIKDIRGEGFLTMITRKGEIKRTELSAFANIRSNGLIAFDIEEGDELGWVLKTRGNDDIILVTREGQSIRFNETQARGRGRAAGGVRAITLKGEDGLVSADIIKPGATLLVVGENGFGKRTDLDEYRIQGRGGSGILTMQVTEKTGRIVGAEVVEDDHRLLVMTTQGKAIRVRVKEIRTTGRVAQGVKIINLAANDRVRSIAKIIADADDGDIDLAQPELEDLGSEE; translated from the coding sequence GTGCCCGACGATCCTTCGATTCTTAACGTCGATATTGCCGACGAGTTAAGCCGCTCGTATGTGAACTACGCGATGTCGGTGATCATCGCGCGAGCGTTGCCCGATATTCGTGACGGTCTCAAGCCCGTGCAGCGCCGAATCCTATATGCGATGCGGCTGCTCAATCTGACGCCCGACGGCAGCTATGCCAAGTGTGCAAAGGTCACAGGTCAAACCAGTGGCGACTTTCACCCGCATGGCGACCAGGTCATTTACCCGACGCTGGTGCGTATGGCGCAGGACTTTTCGATGCGCTATCCGCTCATTGATGGCCAAGGCAACTTTGGCTCCATCGATGGAGACTCGCCGGCCGCCCAACGGTACACAGAGTGCCGCCTTACGCCGCTGGCGATGGAGATGTTGGAAGACCTCGACCGGGAGACGGTCGACTGGATGGACAACTACAGCCAGACGACGAAGGAGCCGACCGTCTTGCCTGGGAAATTCCCCAACCTCCTTTGCAACGGCGCCCAAGGCATCGCAGTCGGCATGGCCACGTCAATGCCACCCCACAACCTGACCGAGGTTTGCAACGCGGTGCTCTACCGCATCGGCAACCAGCACTGCACGCTGGACGAGATCATGGAGATCCTGCCCGGTCCGGACTTCCCGACCTACGGCATTATCATGGGCAAGCAGGGCATCCGCAATACCTATGAAACGGGGCGCGGCTCCATCGTCATGCAGGCCAAGACGATGATTGAGCCAGGCGATATGGGCAAGTCGCTCATCGTCGTCACCGAGATTCCTTATCAAGTCAATAAGGAGAACCTCATCAAGGCCATCGCGACCTTGATCAAGGACCGGAAGTTCGACGGACTCCTGGGTGTGTTCGATTACACCGACAAGCGAGGCATGCGCATTGAGATCGAGCTGCGTCGGGATGTCAACCCCAACAAGGCTCTGAACTACCTGCTCAAACACACCGCGCTTCGCACGACATTTGGAGCCATCATGCTCAGCCTCGTCGACGGGGCGCCTCGCACTTGTCCCCTGCTGACGATCCTCGATGAGTTCATCCGCCACCGTCGTACGATCATCGACCGGCGAACGCGCTTCGAGCTCTATCGAGCGCTCATGGAAGTCCATACGAACGAAGGCTTCCAGATTGCCAGGCGCTTCCTCGATGAGATCATTGCGGTGATTCGGGCCTCGGAGGATGCGGGCGAAGCACGGGCGCGCTTGGTGCGGGAATTCGGGATGTCGCCGCTGCAGGCCAACGCGGTACTCAACATGCCGCTAAGGCAGCTCACCAGGCTTAGCCAGCAGGAACTCGAGAACGACTACAAGGCTGGTTTGCTCAAGGTCCAAAACCTGATGGATATCCTTTCCGATCCCGCCCGCCTGACAGCGGTCATGGTGGAGGAACTGACTGTCCTTCGAGACCGATTCGGCGATGAGCGCCGAACCAAGATTATCGGCCGTGAAGCGGGAGAGTTCAGCGAAGAAGACCTGATTCCCGAGGAGCAGGCGATCATCAGCATCAGCCGGGACGGGTACATCAAGCGGATCAGCATCGACTCCTATCGCCAGCAAAGACGCGGTGGAAAGGGAGTCAACAACACGTTCAAAACCGATGATGAGCCGGCCCACCTCTTTGAGGTCAATACCCACAATTTCATCCTCTTCTTCACCAATCGGGGACGCGTTTACAAGCTCCGTGCTTACGACATTCCCGAAACCGGTCGCTATGCCAAGGGCATGCCTGTCATCAATTACATCGCCATCGAAAGCGACGATCAGGTCACGGCAACGGTATCGATCAAGGACATTCGGGGTGAAGGGTTCCTGACGATGATCACGCGGAAGGGTGAAATCAAGAGGACCGAACTTTCCGCATTTGCCAATATCCGGTCCAATGGCCTCATCGCGTTCGACATCGAAGAGGGCGACGAGCTCGGATGGGTCCTCAAGACGCGCGGCAACGACGATATCATTCTCGTCACGCGCGAGGGTCAGTCAATACGCTTTAACGAAACTCAGGCACGCGGCCGCGGCCGGGCTGCCGGTGGCGTCCGAGCGATCACGCTCAAGGGAGAAGACGGTCTTGTCTCGGCGGACATCATCAAGCCGGGGGCGACCCTCCTCGTCGTTGGCGAGAACGGGTTTGGCAAGCGCACGGATCTCGACGAATACCGCATTCAGGGACGTGGCGGCTCGGGAATCCTGACGATGCAGGTCACCGAGAAGACAGGCAGAATCGTCGGCGCCGAAGTAGTTGAGGACGACCATCGATTGCTGGTCATGACCACCCAAGGCAAGGCTATTCGTGTTCGTGTCAAGGAAATTCGCACGACCGGTCGCGTCGCACAGGGCGTGAAAATCATCAACCTCGCTGCCAACGATCGGGTCCGGTCCATCGCCAAGATCATCGCCGATGCCGATGATGGAGACATCGATCTGGCGCAGCCGGAGCTCGAAGACTTGGGATCCGAAGAATGA
- the guaA gene encoding GMP synthase [glutamine-hydrolyzing]: MTSAAPAKVSVAEPTGHRRVLVVDFGGQYSQLIVRRVRELGFFSEMVPFTQAEAAIRSKKPDALILSGGPRSVLEPGAPDFDVAAITGIPTLGICYGQQWLALRLGGKVTKESDREYGHRTVDLRKGSWLEGIDSGQVWMSHGDQVVEAPPGFTVAAVTDSCPVAAFESHDRSILGVQFHPEVSHTLSGKEVLRRFLIDHAKLQPDWSSESFIDEAIASIQRTVGTRRVLCAVSGGVDSSVVAALMTEAIGDQVTCVFVDHGLLRKNEAKSVIEQFTGHFHPRLVAIDASREFLQSLSGVTDPEQKRKTIGEQFVRVFEANADAYKDCDFLAQGTLYPDVIESGSPTAAKIKTHHNVGGLPSWMRLQVIEPLRWLFKDEVREVGRKLGLPETMVEREPFPGPGLAVRILGEVTERRVKIVQDADAIFREELRAGGHHREIWQSYAALLDVRSVGVMGDERTYLQPIVLRAVQSEDAMTATAVDLPFDLLQRVANRIVNEVEGVNRVLYDLTSKPPATIEWE; this comes from the coding sequence ATGACCAGCGCCGCGCCCGCCAAAGTCTCCGTCGCTGAACCGACGGGCCACCGGCGGGTTCTCGTAGTGGATTTCGGCGGGCAATACTCCCAGCTGATCGTACGGCGGGTGCGCGAGTTGGGGTTCTTCAGCGAGATGGTGCCCTTTACCCAGGCTGAGGCGGCCATTCGTTCCAAGAAGCCGGACGCGCTCATCCTCTCAGGTGGACCCCGCTCCGTGCTGGAGCCAGGCGCCCCGGATTTCGACGTCGCCGCCATAACCGGTATTCCCACCCTTGGCATCTGTTACGGACAACAGTGGCTGGCGTTGAGGCTCGGAGGGAAGGTCACCAAGGAGTCTGACCGAGAATACGGCCACCGCACCGTCGACTTGCGAAAGGGCTCATGGCTGGAAGGCATTGATAGTGGCCAGGTTTGGATGTCGCACGGCGATCAGGTCGTCGAGGCTCCGCCGGGATTTACCGTAGCCGCGGTGACCGATTCTTGCCCGGTCGCGGCGTTCGAAAGCCACGATAGAAGCATCCTTGGCGTGCAATTCCATCCCGAAGTCAGCCATACGCTGAGCGGTAAAGAGGTGCTGCGCCGCTTTCTGATCGATCATGCGAAGCTGCAGCCAGACTGGAGCAGCGAGTCGTTCATCGACGAGGCAATTGCTTCCATTCAAAGGACGGTTGGTACCCGCCGTGTGCTCTGCGCGGTTAGTGGTGGCGTCGATAGTTCAGTTGTGGCGGCCCTCATGACGGAGGCCATCGGTGATCAAGTCACGTGCGTGTTCGTCGACCACGGCCTACTCAGAAAGAACGAAGCGAAGAGCGTCATCGAGCAGTTCACAGGTCACTTCCATCCGCGGCTTGTCGCCATCGATGCCAGTCGCGAATTCCTCCAGTCGCTATCTGGAGTTACCGATCCGGAGCAAAAGCGGAAAACAATAGGCGAGCAGTTCGTGCGCGTTTTTGAAGCCAATGCGGACGCCTACAAAGACTGCGACTTTCTGGCGCAGGGCACGCTTTATCCTGACGTCATCGAGAGCGGCTCCCCAACAGCGGCGAAAATCAAGACCCATCACAACGTCGGCGGCCTACCAAGTTGGATGAGGCTTCAGGTAATCGAGCCGCTTCGGTGGCTCTTCAAGGATGAGGTGAGGGAAGTCGGCCGCAAGCTCGGATTACCGGAGACAATGGTGGAGCGAGAGCCATTTCCGGGCCCGGGTCTGGCCGTGCGCATCCTCGGAGAGGTCACTGAGCGGCGCGTTAAGATCGTGCAGGATGCAGACGCGATCTTCCGGGAAGAGCTGCGAGCGGGGGGGCACCATCGTGAGATCTGGCAGTCCTATGCCGCCTTGCTCGATGTCAGGAGTGTCGGCGTCATGGGCGATGAGCGAACGTATCTGCAGCCAATCGTCCTCAGAGCCGTGCAAAGCGAAGACGCGATGACCGCAACGGCCGTCGACTTGCCTTTCGACCTGCTCCAGCGGGTTGCAAACCGCATCGTTAACGAAGTTGAGGGCGTCAATCGTGTTCTCTACGATCTAACGAGTAAGCCACCCGCAACCATCGAGTGGGAGTAG
- the thpR gene encoding RNA 2',3'-cyclic phosphodiesterase: protein MSKGSFGHIVPLFAGYALPKEVAGRLHEWSNVHLAPLGVRVIPAENLHITTLFFGEVEDRIANWLKRVVNAYAPELIEVRSTGLRMVGRGAIAVLLDRTAPSIDTSEPPASFEPSSYVEVMRQPLEGLLTIDPASIPREERVVLLWRAAMLCCPTRGRRGHGHFHVTVARCRDKPSGLSDIKYPNLAFGLTDFHLYESELGPGGSLYSILATARG from the coding sequence ATGTCCAAGGGTAGCTTTGGTCATATCGTGCCCTTGTTTGCCGGGTATGCGTTGCCGAAGGAAGTCGCTGGTCGCCTCCATGAATGGTCAAACGTTCACCTAGCGCCACTCGGTGTCAGGGTGATACCGGCCGAGAACCTGCACATCACCACCTTGTTCTTTGGCGAAGTCGAGGATCGAATTGCCAATTGGCTGAAAAGGGTCGTCAACGCGTATGCGCCGGAGCTGATCGAGGTCCGCTCCACCGGGTTGAGGATGGTCGGCCGCGGAGCGATCGCAGTCCTGCTCGATCGGACAGCGCCGTCTATCGACACGTCGGAGCCACCTGCCTCCTTCGAGCCCAGTTCGTACGTCGAGGTGATGCGCCAGCCTCTTGAGGGTCTACTGACGATCGATCCCGCTTCGATTCCCAGGGAAGAACGGGTGGTGCTGTTGTGGCGAGCGGCAATGCTCTGCTGCCCGACGCGTGGTCGCCGAGGCCATGGGCACTTCCACGTTACGGTGGCCCGATGCCGAGACAAGCCCTCCGGCTTATCCGACATCAAGTACCCCAACCTTGCGTTTGGACTTACGGACTTTCACCTCTACGAGAGTGAGCTCGGTCCGGGTGGATCCCTCTACTCGATCCTGGCAACAGCAAGAGGCTGA
- the ybdL gene encoding Methionine aminotransferase — protein MEVQRVGGINLGQGVCNLPTPPEVVEAAHRAARDGENRYTHPRGAARLRRALAEKLRAHNGIEADPEANIMVSCGATGGFEAVCATLLDPGDAVVVFEPTYPYHLQALKRYGASIRTVRLAEPHWEVDWEAVAAAVDSATKFVLVNTPGNPTGKVWSAKELARLGDIAARHGALLVTDEIYEYMIFDGARHVSAASIPELKDRVITIGGYSKTFSITGWRIGYAVAPTAVATAMTAFLDAVYACAPSPLQEAVAVGVESFDSLFYETLRGQYEDKRDLFFHRLQKIGLKPLLPGGSYYMLAAFDEAFPSMSSFEFARHMIERAGVGAVPSDDFVRDPSVAPWVRFCLAQEQDVLVEALDRLSRLR, from the coding sequence GTGGAAGTTCAGCGGGTCGGAGGCATCAACCTTGGCCAGGGGGTATGTAATCTGCCCACACCTCCCGAAGTGGTTGAGGCTGCGCACCGCGCCGCCCGCGATGGAGAGAACCGGTACACCCACCCACGGGGCGCCGCGAGGCTTCGGCGGGCACTGGCCGAGAAACTCCGGGCCCACAACGGTATTGAAGCCGACCCAGAAGCGAACATCATGGTGTCCTGCGGCGCAACCGGTGGGTTCGAAGCCGTTTGTGCGACGTTGCTAGATCCTGGCGATGCGGTCGTCGTCTTCGAGCCGACGTACCCGTACCACCTCCAAGCGTTAAAGCGCTATGGCGCTTCGATTCGAACCGTCCGACTGGCTGAGCCTCACTGGGAGGTCGATTGGGAAGCGGTCGCCGCCGCAGTCGATTCGGCAACGAAATTTGTGCTGGTCAACACGCCGGGCAACCCGACCGGCAAAGTTTGGTCAGCCAAAGAACTCGCTCGTCTCGGCGACATTGCTGCCCGCCACGGGGCCCTGCTGGTAACCGATGAGATTTACGAGTACATGATCTTCGATGGCGCGCGCCATGTATCCGCAGCCTCGATTCCTGAACTGAAGGACCGGGTGATTACGATCGGCGGCTATTCCAAGACGTTCTCGATCACCGGCTGGCGGATAGGCTACGCCGTCGCCCCCACGGCGGTTGCGACCGCAATGACGGCATTCTTGGATGCGGTTTACGCCTGTGCCCCAAGTCCTCTGCAAGAAGCCGTGGCCGTTGGGGTCGAGTCATTCGACTCCTTGTTCTATGAAACCTTGCGCGGGCAATACGAAGACAAAAGGGACCTGTTCTTCCATCGCCTCCAGAAGATCGGGCTCAAGCCCCTGTTGCCCGGTGGCTCCTATTACATGCTTGCCGCCTTTGATGAGGCCTTTCCGAGCATGTCTAGTTTCGAGTTTGCTCGTCATATGATCGAGCGGGCAGGGGTTGGGGCCGTGCCATCCGACGACTTCGTGCGCGACCCCTCGGTTGCCCCCTGGGTCCGCTTTTGCCTCGCCCAGGAACAGGATGTGCTGGTCGAGGCCCTGGATCGGCTATCGAGGCTGCGATAG
- the ilvC gene encoding Ketol-acid reductoisomerase (NADP(+)) has product MARFFEESEVEPVLIVDRRVAVIGYGSQGSAQALNLRDSGAKVVVGLRPDSPRIQTAGAAGLDVMPIHEAIEGADYIVLTVPDAAMPAVFEEHIHGRLWDHQVLVFAHGYNIHYGRIHPPENVDVVLVAPKGPGPALRSEFVSGRGLVAVIAVHQDASGRAMDRAVAYAHGIGSLRVGAYLATFREETETDLFSEQAVLCGGIPELVKAGFETLVAAGYQPESAYIECLHETKAIVDLMVARGLTGMRESISSTAEWGGYVAGKKIVDDGVRHRMQEVLAAVQNGSFAAEWNAEADAGMSELVSHRSKDASSEIESVGEAMRRRIFGHTRKHP; this is encoded by the coding sequence ATGGCGCGCTTTTTCGAAGAGTCCGAGGTCGAACCCGTCCTCATTGTTGACCGCCGGGTTGCCGTGATCGGCTACGGAAGCCAAGGTTCCGCTCAAGCTCTCAATCTTCGGGACTCTGGCGCCAAAGTCGTCGTCGGGCTTCGTCCAGACAGCCCGCGAATCCAGACCGCGGGGGCGGCCGGACTCGATGTTATGCCCATTCATGAGGCGATCGAGGGAGCCGATTACATTGTTTTGACCGTGCCAGATGCGGCCATGCCGGCTGTTTTTGAGGAGCACATCCACGGGCGGCTCTGGGACCACCAGGTTCTCGTATTTGCGCATGGATACAACATCCATTACGGTCGAATCCACCCGCCGGAGAACGTCGATGTCGTCCTGGTGGCACCCAAAGGACCAGGCCCGGCCCTGCGGTCGGAGTTTGTAAGCGGACGTGGTTTGGTCGCTGTTATAGCCGTCCATCAGGACGCGAGCGGACGGGCCATGGATCGTGCTGTGGCCTATGCTCATGGGATCGGGAGCCTGCGAGTTGGCGCATATTTGGCAACGTTCCGCGAGGAAACGGAAACCGACCTGTTCAGCGAACAGGCCGTCCTGTGCGGCGGCATTCCGGAGCTGGTTAAAGCGGGGTTCGAAACCTTGGTGGCCGCCGGATACCAACCCGAATCGGCCTACATCGAGTGCTTGCACGAAACAAAGGCGATTGTGGATCTGATGGTAGCGAGAGGACTGACGGGAATGCGCGAATCGATCAGCAGTACCGCAGAGTGGGGCGGCTACGTGGCCGGCAAGAAGATTGTGGATGATGGCGTTCGCCATCGAATGCAGGAGGTTCTGGCCGCCGTCCAGAATGGCTCCTTTGCCGCCGAGTGGAACGCCGAGGCGGATGCGGGCATGTCAGAACTCGTAAGCCACCGCTCCAAGGACGCATCGAGTGAAATCGAAAGCGTCGGTGAAGCCATGCGCCGCCGCATCTTCGGCCATACTCGCAAACATCCATGA
- the hpt gene encoding Hypoxanthine-guanine phosphoribosyltransferase: MIADRVDILLSADAIQQRIDQLAAEIRTDYGDNPFLMVVVLKGSFIFAADLARRLPESTQIDFVQVSSYADQKSSSGVVQIRKDLDITVEGKHVLIVEDIVDTGLTLGHLRELFATRKPASLRVVALLNKPDAQAKPAEIEYVGFQIPNEFVVGYGLDYAERYRNLPFVAVLRSE; this comes from the coding sequence ATGATTGCCGACCGGGTCGATATCCTCCTGTCTGCCGACGCCATCCAGCAACGGATCGACCAGCTTGCAGCCGAAATTCGGACAGATTACGGTGACAATCCCTTCCTCATGGTCGTCGTACTTAAGGGAAGCTTCATCTTTGCCGCCGACTTGGCAAGACGATTGCCCGAATCCACCCAGATCGACTTCGTGCAGGTCAGCAGCTATGCGGACCAAAAATCATCAAGCGGGGTCGTCCAGATTCGGAAAGACCTCGACATTACCGTCGAAGGTAAGCATGTTCTCATCGTTGAAGACATTGTCGATACCGGCCTGACCCTGGGCCACCTTCGTGAACTGTTTGCAACCCGCAAGCCAGCGTCTCTGAGGGTTGTGGCGCTGTTAAACAAGCCGGACGCCCAGGCTAAGCCTGCGGAAATCGAATATGTCGGATTCCAGATTCCGAACGAGTTTGTGGTAGGATATGGATTGGATTACGCGGAACGGTACAGAAATCTCCCGTTCGTAGCAGTGTTGCGCTCTGAGTAA
- the rho gene encoding Transcription termination factor Rho, translating to MTHTFRPRKSDGSGRRFRKQSREGLPRTDQADLEQLPEIDFNHFDKMSPTELAKACKSAKLSMDQDRHLIIEALLQKANPEALYGSGILEVMNDGWGFLRKPNYVPAPSDVYVSQSQVKRFSLRQGDMVFGLVRPPKEGEKYAGMLRVESVNNFGTASPEFLSRRNFDELTPLFPDSRIRMESSPENIAARIVDLIAPIGMGQRGLIVAPPKAGKTTIVKTIAEACALNHPEIYLMVLLVDERPEEVTDMKRFVKGQVISSTFDEPAENHMRVSELCLDQAKRMVETGKDVVILLDSITRMSRASNLTINPSGRTLSGGLDPAALYRPRRFFGAARNIEEGGSLTIIATALIETGSKMDDAIFEEFKGTGNMEIVLDRDLAERRIWPAIDVKRSSTRHEERLFDRDQLEGVVQLHRLLANQQNSVEATDQLIKLLKKTPTNAVFLDNVVQKTRATV from the coding sequence ATGACGCATACCTTTCGACCCCGAAAATCTGACGGCTCCGGTCGTCGCTTCCGCAAGCAGTCCCGCGAAGGATTGCCACGTACCGATCAAGCCGATCTCGAGCAGCTTCCCGAAATCGATTTCAACCATTTCGACAAGATGTCGCCGACCGAGCTGGCAAAGGCCTGCAAGTCCGCCAAGCTCTCGATGGATCAGGATCGGCATCTCATTATCGAAGCCTTGCTTCAGAAAGCCAATCCCGAGGCGCTTTATGGCTCCGGGATTCTGGAGGTCATGAATGACGGCTGGGGATTCCTCCGCAAGCCCAATTACGTTCCCGCACCGTCAGACGTCTACGTTTCCCAGTCGCAAGTGAAGCGCTTCTCGCTCCGCCAAGGGGACATGGTCTTTGGCCTTGTACGGCCTCCAAAGGAAGGCGAGAAGTACGCCGGCATGCTGCGCGTTGAGAGCGTCAACAACTTTGGCACCGCCTCACCCGAGTTTCTGAGCCGCCGAAACTTCGATGAGCTGACGCCGCTGTTCCCAGATAGCCGGATTCGTATGGAATCCAGCCCCGAGAACATCGCCGCGAGGATCGTCGACCTTATCGCCCCGATCGGCATGGGCCAGCGCGGTTTGATTGTTGCTCCTCCCAAGGCGGGCAAGACCACGATCGTCAAGACCATTGCCGAGGCGTGTGCCCTCAACCATCCCGAGATCTACCTGATGGTACTGCTCGTTGACGAACGACCCGAAGAAGTTACCGACATGAAGCGGTTCGTGAAGGGACAGGTGATTAGCAGCACGTTCGACGAGCCCGCCGAAAACCACATGCGGGTTTCCGAACTCTGCCTCGATCAGGCTAAGCGAATGGTTGAGACCGGCAAGGATGTGGTGATCCTCCTTGACTCTATCACTCGCATGTCGCGCGCCAGCAATTTGACGATCAATCCTTCGGGCCGGACCCTTAGTGGCGGTCTCGACCCCGCCGCGCTCTATCGTCCGCGCCGATTCTTTGGTGCCGCCCGCAACATCGAAGAGGGCGGGTCGTTGACGATCATTGCCACTGCCTTAATTGAAACGGGCAGCAAAATGGACGATGCGATCTTCGAAGAGTTCAAGGGCACCGGCAACATGGAGATCGTGCTCGACCGCGACCTCGCGGAACGCCGGATTTGGCCCGCGATCGACGTTAAGCGGAGCTCCACGCGCCACGAGGAGCGGCTTTTCGATCGGGACCAGCTCGAAGGCGTTGTCCAGCTTCACCGACTACTGGCTAACCAGCAAAATAGTGTCGAGGCGACGGACCAGCTGATCAAGCTCCTGAAAAAGACGCCGACGAATGCGGTGTTCCTCGACAACGTCGTTCAAAAGACGCGCGCAACCGTCTAG